The following proteins come from a genomic window of Lolium rigidum isolate FL_2022 chromosome 5, APGP_CSIRO_Lrig_0.1, whole genome shotgun sequence:
- the LOC124655369 gene encoding uncharacterized protein LOC124655369, which yields MPNAIPAFFRASPGGAAAASGSGAGPSLATSVYETRLGLAALSWSRAAFGLSLRAVLRVGALVSSSSASDYGCYDDGPELDEEAAIAVRVRPWLFWRRRGSKRFHAHDRRVDIAWDLTRARFASPGSPEPSSGYYVAVVVDGEMAVVAGDMPEEAYRKTKAQRPAAGPGHVLVSRREHVSMRDGGHGRGHKTCVTVRGKERQISLDLVSRGHGRDKEADRDKDKGAEVGLSVSVDGDRVLHIRRLRWKFRGSEKVDLGGGDRVLVSWDLHNWLFSARDPPLADAASVLAAAAPPPAQAVFVFRFELGDAAAGEERESAEAKEKELLDKARRGGGAGILSGYLGRWGRGDWSETSSNGENRRKRGQARRLAKGSSSSSASIASSSASWASSSTVMDWASQEEAELHRGDGFSLLVYAWKS from the coding sequence ATGCCAAACGCGATACCGGCCTTCTTCCGCGCCTCGCCGGGAGGCGCGGCCGCCGCGTCGGGGTCGGGGGCGGGGCCCAGCCTCGCCACATCGGTCTACGAGACCCGCCTCGGCCTGGCGGCgctctcctggtcgcgcgccgcctTCGGGCTCAGCCTCCGGGCCGTGCTCCGCGTCGGGGCgctcgtctcctcctcctccgcctccgactACGGCTGCTACGACGACGGCCCGGAGCTCGACGAGGAGGCGGCCATCGCGGTGCGCGTCCGGCCGTGGCTCTTCTGGCGGCGCCGCGGGTCCAAGCGGTTCCACGCGCACGACCGCCGGGTGGACATCGCGTGGGACCTCACGCGCGCGCGGTTCGCCTCCCCGGGCTCGCCCGAGCCGTCCTCCGGCTACTACGTCGCCGTCGTGGTCGACGGCGAGATGGCGgtcgtggcgggggacatgcccgAGGAGGCGTACCGGAAGACCAAGGCCCAGCGCCCGGCGGCGGGGCCCGGCCACGTCCTCGTCTCCCGCCGCGAGCACGTGTCCATGCGCGACGGCGGGCACGGCCGCGGCCACAAGACCTGCGTCACCGTCCGCGGCAAGGAGCGGCAGATCTCGCTGGATCTCGTCTCGCGCGGCCACGGCAGGGACAAGGAAGCGGACAGGGACAAGGACAAGGGGGCGGAGGTCGgcctgtccgtctccgtggacggcGACCGCGTCCTCCACATCCGCCGCCTGCGCTGGAAGTTCCGCGGCAGCGAGAAGGTTGacctcggcggcggcgaccgggtCCTCGTCTCCTGGGACCTCCACAACTGGCTCTTCTCCGCGCGCGACCCGCCCCTCGCcgacgccgcctccgtcctcgccgccgcggcgCCCCCGCCCGCGCAGGCAGTCTTCGTCTTCCGCTTCGAGCTcggcgacgccgccgccggcgaagaGCGCGAGTCCGCAGAGGCCAAGGAGAAGGAGCTGCTCGACAAGGccaggagaggcggcggcgccggcatcCTGTCTGGCTACCTTGGGAGATGGGGCAGAGGGGACTGGAGCGAGACCAGCAGCAATGGGGAGAACCGGAGGAAGAGGGGGCAGGCGCGCAGGCTGGCAAAGGGgagctcgtcgtcgtcggcgtcaatCGCGTCCTCCTCGGCCTCGTGGGCGAGCAGCTCCACCGTCATGGACTGGGCCAGCCAGGAGGAGGCCGAGCTGCACCGCGGCGACGGCTTCTCGCTTCTCGTCTACGCCTGGAAGAGCTAG
- the LOC124653065 gene encoding Golgi SNAP receptor complex member 1-1-like, with protein MEASSWDALRKQARRLEAQLDDQMIAYRKLVSMKSDGSENDIEADIERSLKQLQQVNSQMQTWVSSGGSEVLSHTLTRHMEILQDLTQEFYRLRSSLRVKQQHASLLDLRDFDRAKFDVEEAGESEALLREQAAIGRNSGQVDTVISQAQATLGALMSQRSTFGGITTKISNVSSRIPTINHVLASIRRKKSMDTIILSLVASVCAFLMFIYWLSK; from the exons GCGAGGAGGTTGGAGGCTCAGTTAGATGACCAGATGATTGCATACCGTAAATTGGTTTCCATGAAATCAGATGGCTCAGAGAATGACATCGAGGCTGATATAGAGAGATCCTTGAAGCAGCTTCAGCAAGTAAATTCTCAGATGCAAACCTGGGTGTCATCAGGAGGCTCTGAAGTTCTTTCTCACACGCTGACTCGTCACATGGAGATTTTGCAAGACCTTACTCAG GAATTCTATCGGCTTCGATCAAGCCTCCGAGTGAAGCAACAACATGCGTCCCTCCTTGACTTGAGAGACTTTGACAGAGCAAAGTTTGACGTCGAAGAGGCTGGAGAGTCGGAAGCTCTTCTTAGAGAACAAGCTGCAATTGGCAGGAATTCCGGACAG GTGGACACCGTGATTTCACAAGCTCAAGCGACACTGGGCGCCCTCATGTCTCAGCGGTCAACATTCGGTGGCATTACTACCAAAATAAGCAACGTCAGCAGCAGGATCCCAACG ATTAACCACGTCCTGGCGTCAATCAGGCGAAAGAAGTCGATGGACACCATCATCCTCTCGCTGGTCGCGTCGGTCTGCGCGTTCCTCATGTTCATCTACTGGCTGTCGAAGTAG